The following coding sequences are from one Nicotiana tomentosiformis chromosome 3, ASM39032v3, whole genome shotgun sequence window:
- the LOC104119995 gene encoding UNC93-like protein 1: MGSYGDEETGKGLPNSPPNNSIFRYNSPLVQVGLIGLVCFCCPGMFNALSGMGGGGQVDHTAANNANTALYTTFAIFGILGGGIYNILGPQKTLFVGCSTYILYAGSFLYYNHHKHQAFVVVAGGLLGIGAGLLWAAQGAIMTSYPPHDRKGTYISMFWSIFNMGGVIGGLIPFVSNYNRTTAASVNDGTYIGFMIFMAIGTFLSLAILHPSKVIRNDGSRCTNIKYSSVSVELVQILKLFGNWKMLLMVPASVASNFFYTYQFNNVNGVLFNLRTRGLNNVFYWGAQMIGSVFIGSIMDYSFKSRRARGLVGIIIVGLLSTAIWGGGLAKQLKYSREDVPDHIVLLDFKDGSKFAGPFVLYFSYGLLDAMFQSMVYWVIGALADDSEILSRYTGFYKGIQSAGGAVAWQVDSRNVTFLNQLIANWALTTFSFPLLIALILLAVKDGNKEEEGATKEVAISSNRDISTTVDKPDKE; the protein is encoded by the exons ATGGGTTCTTACGGAGATGAAGAAACTGGAAAAGGGCTACCTaattcacctccaaataattcaaTTTTCAGGTATAATTCACCACTGGTTCAAGTTGGTTTAATTGGATTGGTATGTTTTTGTTGTCCAGGGATGTTTAATGCACTCTCTGGAATGGGTGGTGGTGGTCAAGTAGACCACACCGCAGCTAACAACGCTAACACTGCTCTGTACacaacttttgccatttttggaataTTGGGTGGTGGCATTTACAACATCTTAGGTCCTCAAAAAACACTATTTGTTGGGTGTTCGACTTATATATTATACGCTGGATCATTTCTCTACTACAATCACCATAAACATCAGGCTTTCGTCGTAGTTGCTGGCGGTCTTCTTGGTATTGGCGCGGGCCTATTGTGGGCAGCTCAGGGAGCTATTATGACGTCGTACCCGCCACATGATAGGAAAGGTACTTATATCTCTATGTTCTGGAGTATTTTTAACATGGGTGGTGTTATTGGCGGACTTATTCCTTTTGTATCGAATTATAATAGGACTACCGCGGCCTCTGTAAATGATGGTACTTATATTGGATTCATGATTTTCATGGCAATTGGAACCTTTCTTTCTTTAGCAATTTTGCATCCTAGTAAGGTTATTAGGAACGATGGTTCGAGGTGTACTAATATAAAGTACTCGAGTGTGTCTGTTGAATTGGTGCAAATACTCAAACTGTTTGGGAACTGGAAAATGTTGTTGATGGTTCCAGCTTCGGTTGCTAGTAACTTTTTCTATACTTATCAGTTCAATAATGTTAATGGGGTATTGTTCAATTTGAGGACTAGGGGTTTGAACAATGTGTTCTATTGGGGTGCACAGATGATCGGCTCAGTGTTCATCGGGTCTATAATGGACTACAGCTTTAAGAGTAGGAGAGCTAGGGGATTGGTTGGTATTATTATTGTTGGCCTGCTTTCAACAGCAATTTGGGGTGGAGGACTCGCGAAACAGCTTAAATATTCCCGCGAAGATGTACCTGATCACATAGTATTACTGGATTTCAAGGATGGTTCTAAATTTGCAGGTCCATTCGTCTTGTATTTTAGTTATGGATTACTTGATGCCATGTTTCAGAGCATGGTTTATTGGGTCATAGGAGCATTGGCAGATGATTCTGAGATTCTCAGCAG GTATACTGGCTTCTATAAAGGAATACAAAGTGCAGGGGGAGCCGTTGCTTGGCAAGTTGATTCACGTAACGTGACATTCCTGAACCAGCTTATCGCGAATTGGGCACTAACGACATTTAGTTTTCCTTTACTGATAGCTCTTATACTATTAGCTGTGAAGGATGGCAACAAAGAGGAAGAGGGAGCAACTAAGGAGGTTGCCATTTCTTCAAACCGTGACATTAGTACTACAGTGGATAAGCCTGATAAGGAATAG
- the LOC138908189 gene encoding uncharacterized protein — MGSLSYLQPGKSGIAHEIHQLASLGVRLLDSGHTGVTIHDTSTSSFVTEVKECQYEDPVLDHYKDAGPQNEKTPFDISGDGVLRYQGRFCVPNVTGLRQQDMGETHYFRYSIHPRATKMYHDIRKIYWWD; from the coding sequence atgggtagcctgtcatatttacagccagggAAGAGtggaatagcccatgagattcatcagctggctagtcttggagttcgattactggactcaggtcaTACTGGAGTTACTATTCACGACACGTCAACATCCTCTTTTGTAACTGAAGTAAAGGAAtgccagtacgaggatcctgtgttagaTCATTACAAAGATGCAGGCCCTCAAAatgagaagacaccatttgatatttcaggagatggagtcctcagatatcaagGACGATTTTGTGTCCCTAATGTTACAGGGCTGCGCCAGCAGGacatgggagaaactcactattttCGTTATTCTATTCACCCTagagcgacaaagatgtatcatgatattaggaaaatatactggtgggactaa